Proteins co-encoded in one Heptranchias perlo isolate sHepPer1 chromosome 9, sHepPer1.hap1, whole genome shotgun sequence genomic window:
- the pars2 gene encoding probable proline--tRNA ligase, mitochondrial → MEMAIHSYSRRLFNSLFCGFLHLHRSHYHHGRSKRQLLSRLFQPMNIREDRMVGAGRSSELTCKSQRLMLQAGLIQPANTGCFYYLPYTVRAMEKLIRVIDEEMQSIGGQKLNMPSLTSASLWKISERWDLLGKELFRLKDRHNMEYCLSPTHEEAVTELIAMQGSLSYKQLPLMLYQVTRKFRDEPKPRFGLLRGREFYMKDMYTFDVSESAAKETYNLVSNAYSRIFDRLGLQFVKVQADTGSIGGKMSHEFQLPAEIGEDRLLMCSDCHFAANVETMKDVETNCPQCHGKLIESKGIEVGHMFYLGTKYSYIFGASYSNTENKPIVAEMGCFGLGVTRILAASIEILSTEDDIRWPSLLAPYQVCIISPKKGSKEELITGLSETLYDTLMDAAPQLRGELLLDDRSHLTIGKRLKDANRLGYPYVVIAGKRILEDPPVFEVSCQNNGKTLFLTQEGVLDFLRNVQIA, encoded by the coding sequence ATGGAGATGGCAATCCATTCATATTCAAGACGACTGTTCAACAGCCTGTTCTGTGGCTTCTTGCATTTACACAGGTCCCATTATCACCATGGTAGGTCCAAGCGTCAATTATTATCTCGCCTCTTTCAGCCCATGAACATCCGCGAGGACAGAATGGTTGGGGCTGGCCGGTCCAGTGAGCTCACCTGCAAGAGCCAGAGGCTGATGCTTCAGGCAGGCCTCATTCAACCAGCCAATACAGGCTGCTTTTACTATTTGCCATATACAGTCCGAGCCATGGAGAAACTTATCCGTGTAATTGATGAGGAAATGCAATCCATTGGAGGCCAGAAGTTGAATATGCCTAGCCTCACCTCTGCGAGTCTGTGGAAGATCAGTGAACGTTGGGACCTCCTGGGGAAAGAACTATTCAGACTGAAGGACAGGCATAATATGGAGTACTGTTTAAGTCCTACACATGAGGAAGCTGTGACGGAGCTCATAGCCATGCAGGGTAGTCTCTCGTACAAACAGCTACCATTGATGCTGTACCAAGTAACAAGGAAGTTCCGAGATGAGCCGAAGCCACGTTTTGGTTTGCTCCGCGGACGGGAGTTCTACATGAAGGACATGTACACATTTGATGTCTCAGAAAGCGCCGCCAAGGAGACATATAACCTTGTTTCTAATGCCTATAGTCGTATATTTGACCGGTTGGGATTGCAGTTTGTAAAGGTGCAGGCGGACACAGGCAGCATTGGCGGAAAGATGTCTCATGAATTCCAGCTGCCAGCAGAGATTGGGGAGGATCGCCTTTTAATGTGTTCTGACTGCCATTTTGCTGCCAATGTGGAAACAATGAAGGACGTTGAAACAAACTGCCCACAGTGTCATGGAAAGCTGATAGAAAGCAAAGGCATTGAGGTGGGGCACATGTTTTATCTTGGGACCAAGTATTCATATATTTTCGGTGCTTCATATTCCAATACTGAGAACAAGCCCATTGTAGCAGAGATGGGTTGTTTTGGCCTTGGGGTCACACGCATACTAGCTGCATCCATAGAGATTTTGTCAACTGAGGATGACATTCGCTGGCCAAGCCTCCTGGCCCCTTATCAGGTTTGCATCATTTCACCTAAGAAAGGCAGTAAGGAGGAACTGATTACCGGTCTCTCAGAGACACTGTATGATACTTTGATGGACGCTGCCCCACAGCTTCGCGGGGAGTTACTGTTGGATGACCGAAGTCACCTGACCATAGGCAAGAGATTGAAAGATGCCAACCGTCTGGGTTACCCATACGTCGTCATCGCAGGGAAGAGGATTTTGGAAGATCCACCTGTTTTTGAAGTCAGTTGCCAAAATAATGGAAAGACATTGTTTCTCACTCAAGAAGGTGTCTTGGATTTTCTGAGGAATGTGCAGATTGCTTAG